A genomic region of Candidatus Eisenbacteria bacterium contains the following coding sequences:
- a CDS encoding citrate lyase ACP, with protein sequence MGESVRSDLHVTIEPRPSGGIEIELRSKVEVYYGENIRRQATATLGQLGVAHAKVVLRDAGALPWTIDARLEAAARRAGLGAGRRALPTAVARPGPGARDRLRRSRLYLPGNEPKFMANAGLYHADAVILDLEDSVHPAEKDAARVLVRNALRAVDFGPGERMVRINQLPLGLEDLDEVIPEQPDLVLIPKVESAKQVEAVDRRIRAIRKRDGLKRPVWLMPILESALGIEHAFGIATASDLVVALTIGLEDYTADMGVVKTREGEESRWARLRMLNAARAAGLQAIDSVYGDIGDLDGLRAWAGSARALGFEGMGCVHPRQIDVIHQAFAPTPAEIEKALRIVAAFEDAQAKGLGVISLGSKMIDPPVVNRALKLVKQARAMGLAPGAEVKK encoded by the coding sequence ATGGGCGAATCGGTCCGCTCCGACCTGCACGTCACGATCGAGCCGCGCCCGAGCGGCGGGATCGAGATCGAGCTGCGATCCAAGGTGGAGGTCTACTACGGCGAGAACATCCGCCGGCAGGCCACCGCCACGCTCGGGCAACTCGGTGTGGCCCACGCGAAGGTGGTCCTCCGCGACGCCGGCGCGCTGCCGTGGACCATTGATGCGCGCCTGGAGGCCGCCGCACGCCGCGCGGGACTGGGCGCCGGCAGGCGTGCGCTGCCCACCGCAGTGGCGCGGCCCGGGCCGGGCGCGCGCGACCGCCTGCGCCGCTCGCGTCTCTACCTTCCGGGCAACGAGCCCAAGTTCATGGCCAACGCCGGGCTGTACCACGCCGACGCCGTGATCCTGGACCTCGAGGACTCGGTGCACCCCGCGGAGAAGGACGCCGCACGGGTGCTGGTGCGCAACGCGCTCCGCGCCGTGGACTTCGGCCCCGGCGAGCGCATGGTGCGCATCAACCAGCTCCCCCTGGGACTCGAGGACCTGGACGAGGTGATCCCCGAGCAGCCGGACCTGGTCCTGATCCCCAAGGTGGAGTCCGCGAAACAGGTGGAGGCGGTGGACCGCCGCATCCGCGCCATCCGGAAGCGTGACGGCCTGAAGCGCCCCGTCTGGCTGATGCCCATCCTGGAGTCCGCGCTGGGCATCGAGCACGCGTTCGGAATCGCCACCGCATCCGACCTGGTGGTGGCACTCACCATCGGCCTCGAGGACTACACCGCCGACATGGGGGTGGTGAAGACGCGGGAGGGTGAGGAGAGTCGCTGGGCGCGCCTGCGGATGCTGAACGCAGCGAGGGCCGCGGGCCTGCAGGCCATCGACTCGGTGTACGGCGACATCGGCGACCTGGACGGCCTGCGCGCGTGGGCCGGGTCCGCCCGCGCCCTCGGCTTCGAGGGCATGGGCTGCGTGCACCCGCGCCAGATTGACGTCATCCACCAGGCCTTCGCGCCCACGCCGGCCGAGATCGAGAAGGCGCTGCGCATCGTGGCGGCTTTCGAGGACGCACAAGCGAAGGGCCTGGGAGTGATCAGCCTCGGTTCCAAGATGATCGACCCGCCGGTGGTGAACCGCGCCCTCAAGCTGGTGAAACAGGCGCGCGCCATGGGCCTCGCACCCGGGGCGGAGGTGAAGAAGTGA
- a CDS encoding isocitrate/isopropylmalate dehydrogenase family protein: MARHTVVTMPGDGIGKTVLPEAVRVLQKVGFDAEYVHADIGWDCWVNEGNALPERTIELLKKHRLGLFGAITSKPRKASEAELKPELQGKGLTYFSPIVGMRQKFNLDICLRPCIAFGGNPLNFIRKTAGGGFEEPPVNAVIFRQNTEGLYAGVEWSDPPAAVREALGSHKKFAPFKDVPGKDLAIAIRCITRKASERIVRAAFEYAKRHGYKIVTVCEKPNVLRETSGLIEEVAKGMAPEYPGIKLSTDNIDAMMMWLTKNPEHYGVVVASNLFGDIVSDAFAGLVGGLGFASSANIGDEVAVFEPTHGSAPKYQELNPSIVNPIAMILSAALMLDHVGEEARAKKVRDAVAAVVKEGKVRTYDMMRLPGGAEALTKGAASTRQLTDAILAHL, translated from the coding sequence ATGGCGCGTCACACGGTGGTCACCATGCCCGGGGACGGCATCGGCAAGACGGTGCTGCCCGAGGCGGTGCGGGTGCTGCAGAAGGTCGGATTCGACGCCGAGTACGTCCACGCGGACATCGGCTGGGACTGCTGGGTGAACGAGGGCAACGCGCTCCCGGAACGCACCATCGAGCTGCTGAAGAAGCACCGGCTGGGGCTGTTCGGAGCCATCACCTCGAAGCCCAGGAAGGCCTCGGAGGCGGAGCTGAAGCCCGAACTGCAGGGCAAGGGCCTCACCTACTTCAGCCCCATCGTGGGCATGCGGCAGAAGTTCAACCTCGACATATGCCTGCGCCCCTGCATCGCCTTCGGCGGCAACCCGCTCAACTTCATCCGCAAGACCGCCGGCGGCGGCTTCGAGGAGCCGCCGGTGAACGCGGTGATCTTCCGCCAGAACACCGAGGGGCTGTACGCGGGCGTGGAGTGGAGCGACCCGCCGGCCGCGGTGCGCGAGGCCCTGGGCTCGCACAAGAAGTTCGCCCCGTTCAAGGACGTGCCGGGCAAGGACCTGGCCATCGCCATCCGCTGCATCACCCGCAAGGCCAGCGAGCGCATCGTGCGCGCGGCATTCGAGTACGCGAAGAGGCACGGGTACAAGATCGTGACCGTGTGCGAGAAGCCCAACGTGCTGCGCGAGACTTCGGGGCTGATCGAGGAAGTGGCCAAGGGCATGGCGCCGGAGTATCCCGGCATCAAGCTCAGCACCGACAACATCGACGCCATGATGATGTGGCTCACCAAGAACCCCGAACACTACGGCGTGGTGGTGGCCAGCAACCTGTTCGGCGACATCGTCTCCGACGCGTTCGCCGGCCTGGTGGGCGGGCTGGGCTTCGCCTCCTCCGCCAACATCGGCGACGAGGTGGCGGTGTTCGAGCCCACGCATGGCTCCGCACCCAAGTACCAGGAGCTGAATCCGTCCATCGTGAACCCCATCGCCATGATCCTCTCCGCCGCGCTGATGCTCGACCACGTGGGCGAGGAGGCCCGCGCGAAGAAGGTGCGCGACGCCGTGGCGGCGGTGGTGAAGGAGGGCAAGGTGCGCACCTACGACATGATGCGCCTGCCCGGAGGCGCGGAGGCGCTCACGAAGGGCGCCGCCTCCACCCGGCAGCTGACCGACGCGATCCTGGCGCACTTGTAG
- the lysF gene encoding homoaconitase, which translates to MGQTFAEKICQAHLAEGPDRPLRAGDFVSLRPRHIMTHDNTSAVMKKFKSIGAPRIRDARQPVFALDHDIQNTAEDNLRKYRSIEAFAKEHGVDFYPAGTGIGHQLIVEKGYAVPGALVVASDSHSNTYGALGALGTPVVRTDAAAVWATGEFWWQIPRTVQVRLEGKLPPGVAGKDVIITLCGLYNREEVLNAVVEFAGPGVASLSMDERLAIANMSTEWGALAGVFPVDATTIAYLEGRHALLKAQGVERFTAADIAGWKRNPPAADADAAYAARITLDLAEVTPHVSGPDTVQVMAALADVAPKKVAIHKAYLISCTNSRLSDLEAAAKVIRGKKVAAGVKFYVAAASAEVQAAAEKSGAWGTLMEAGATALPASCGPCIGLGTGLLEAGEVGISATNRNFKGRMGSRDAQCYLASPEVVAASAAAGFITGAADAPRRALTRRYEALAAPASGTAEAVEILPGFPEKLSGRLVFAPQDNLNTDGIYGKDYTYREDMTREMMAEVVMQNYDPDFARNARAGDILVGGFNFGTGSSREQAVTALQAKDIPLVIAGSFSQTYLRNAFNNGFLCVETPELVRTLKEAFQAGIAAKQKTLIPGDPLDIDFKTGVITWRGRPFRFPPLGSVPQGLVVAGGVENLVRSKMK; encoded by the coding sequence GCCAGACATTCGCCGAGAAGATCTGCCAGGCCCACCTGGCGGAAGGTCCGGACCGGCCGCTGCGCGCGGGCGACTTCGTGTCGCTGCGCCCGCGGCACATCATGACCCACGACAACACGTCGGCGGTGATGAAGAAGTTCAAGAGCATCGGCGCGCCTCGCATCCGGGACGCGAGACAGCCGGTGTTCGCGCTGGACCACGACATCCAGAACACCGCCGAGGACAATCTCAGGAAGTACCGCTCCATCGAGGCCTTCGCGAAGGAGCACGGGGTGGACTTCTACCCCGCGGGCACCGGCATCGGCCACCAGCTCATCGTGGAAAAGGGCTACGCCGTGCCGGGCGCGCTGGTGGTGGCATCCGACTCGCACTCCAACACCTACGGCGCGCTGGGCGCGCTGGGCACGCCGGTGGTGCGCACCGACGCCGCCGCGGTGTGGGCCACCGGGGAGTTCTGGTGGCAGATCCCGCGCACGGTGCAGGTGCGCCTCGAAGGGAAGCTGCCGCCGGGCGTGGCCGGCAAGGACGTGATCATCACGCTGTGCGGCCTGTACAACCGCGAGGAGGTGCTCAACGCGGTGGTGGAGTTCGCCGGCCCGGGCGTGGCCAGCCTCTCCATGGACGAGCGCCTGGCCATCGCCAACATGAGCACCGAGTGGGGCGCGCTGGCCGGGGTGTTCCCGGTGGACGCCACCACGATCGCGTACCTGGAAGGCCGCCACGCGCTGCTCAAGGCGCAGGGGGTGGAGCGGTTCACCGCGGCGGACATCGCCGGGTGGAAGCGCAACCCGCCGGCCGCCGACGCGGATGCCGCCTACGCCGCGCGCATCACGCTGGACCTGGCCGAGGTCACGCCGCACGTCTCCGGGCCCGACACGGTGCAGGTGATGGCGGCGCTGGCCGACGTGGCGCCGAAGAAGGTGGCGATCCACAAGGCCTACCTGATCTCGTGCACCAACTCGCGCCTCTCGGACCTGGAGGCCGCGGCGAAGGTGATCCGCGGGAAGAAGGTGGCCGCGGGCGTGAAGTTCTACGTGGCCGCCGCCAGCGCCGAGGTGCAGGCGGCCGCCGAGAAGAGCGGCGCGTGGGGCACGCTGATGGAGGCCGGGGCCACCGCGCTGCCGGCGAGCTGCGGACCGTGCATCGGCCTGGGCACCGGCCTGCTGGAGGCCGGCGAGGTGGGAATTTCCGCCACCAACCGGAATTTCAAGGGCCGCATGGGCTCGCGCGACGCCCAGTGCTACCTGGCCAGCCCCGAGGTGGTGGCCGCCTCCGCGGCCGCCGGGTTCATCACCGGCGCCGCCGACGCGCCGCGCCGGGCCCTCACCCGCCGCTACGAGGCACTGGCCGCGCCGGCCTCCGGCACGGCCGAGGCCGTGGAGATCCTGCCCGGCTTCCCGGAGAAGCTCTCCGGCCGGCTGGTCTTCGCCCCGCAGGACAACCTCAACACCGACGGCATCTACGGGAAGGACTACACCTACCGCGAGGACATGACCCGCGAAATGATGGCCGAGGTCGTGATGCAGAACTACGACCCCGACTTCGCCAGGAACGCGCGCGCGGGCGACATCCTGGTGGGCGGGTTCAACTTCGGCACCGGCTCCAGCCGCGAGCAGGCCGTGACCGCGCTGCAGGCGAAGGACATCCCGCTGGTGATCGCGGGCAGCTTCTCGCAGACCTACCTGCGCAACGCGTTCAACAACGGCTTCCTGTGCGTGGAGACCCCGGAACTGGTGCGCACCCTGAAGGAAGCCTTCCAGGCCGGGATCGCCGCGAAACAGAAGACGCTGATACCCGGCGATCCGCTGGACATCGACTTCAAGACCGGCGTGATCACCTGGCGCGGCAGGCCCTTCCGGTTCCCGCCGCTGGGCAGCGTGCCGCAGGGGCTGGTGGTGGCCGGCGGCGTGGAGAACCTGGTCCGGAGCAAGATGAAGTAG